A single genomic interval of Candidatus Uhrbacteria bacterium harbors:
- the eno gene encoding phosphopyruvate hydratase — translation MKNTIERIHAHEILDSRGNPTLSVSVLLHDGTIGSASVPSGASTGLHEASELRDGNKKRYGGKGVLKALANIKKIENALAGLSVVHQQEIDEVMCALDGTRNKSRLGANAILGVSLACAHTAAKAKHLPLYAYLRSTYKLPVTSYKFPLPMMNLLNGGAHAGWAADVQESMVVPQMRRFADRVRAGSEIFHALGALLKERGILPLVGDEGGYVFPKSTTADALDLLLAAIKKTGYRAGKEITLAVDVAASEMYDKKSKKYVFVVEGKTRTRQDMLVWYGELTKRYPLVSIEDPLAEDDWDGWAEATRKLQGMIVVGDDFFVTSTERLRKGIEIGAANAILIKPNQIGTLSETMDAITLARANGYKVIISHRSGETSDTTIADLAVAVNAEYIKTGSLSRGERVAKYNRLMEIEEETRGM, via the coding sequence ATGAAGAACACCATTGAACGCATTCACGCGCATGAGATTCTTGATTCGCGCGGCAATCCCACGCTTTCGGTAAGCGTTCTTTTGCATGACGGCACGATTGGGTCGGCGTCGGTTCCTTCAGGGGCTTCAACGGGCTTGCATGAAGCGTCCGAGCTTCGCGACGGCAATAAAAAACGCTACGGGGGAAAGGGAGTTTTGAAAGCGCTTGCAAACATAAAAAAAATAGAGAACGCCCTTGCGGGTCTTTCTGTCGTGCATCAACAGGAGATTGATGAAGTGATGTGTGCACTTGATGGCACGCGCAATAAATCACGGCTTGGAGCGAACGCCATTCTCGGCGTTTCTTTAGCGTGTGCGCACACGGCGGCAAAAGCCAAACATCTCCCCCTGTACGCCTATCTGCGTTCTACTTACAAGCTTCCCGTGACAAGCTACAAGTTTCCTCTGCCCATGATGAATCTTTTGAATGGCGGCGCGCATGCCGGATGGGCGGCGGACGTGCAGGAGAGCATGGTGGTGCCGCAAATGCGTCGTTTTGCTGATCGTGTGCGCGCGGGCTCGGAGATTTTTCACGCGCTTGGAGCCCTCCTCAAGGAGCGCGGTATTCTCCCACTCGTGGGGGATGAAGGAGGATATGTGTTTCCGAAATCAACAACTGCCGATGCGCTTGATCTACTGCTGGCAGCTATCAAGAAGACGGGCTACAGGGCAGGAAAAGAAATTACTCTTGCCGTGGATGTAGCGGCGAGTGAAATGTATGATAAGAAATCAAAGAAATATGTTTTTGTTGTGGAAGGAAAGACGCGCACACGCCAAGACATGTTGGTGTGGTACGGAGAACTGACAAAAAGGTATCCCCTTGTGAGCATCGAGGATCCGCTTGCGGAGGATGATTGGGACGGATGGGCAGAGGCGACAAGAAAGCTTCAGGGAATGATTGTGGTTGGGGATGATTTCTTTGTCACGAGTACTGAGCGTTTGCGAAAAGGTATTGAAATAGGGGCGGCCAACGCGATTCTCATCAAGCCAAACCAGATTGGTACTCTGTCGGAAACGATGGACGCGATTACCCTTGCGAGGGCAAACGGCTATAAAGTGATTATTTCTCATCGCTCGGGTGAGACTTCGGACACGACCATTGCAGATTTAGCTGTGGCGGTGAATGCCGAGTACATAAAAACAGGCTCTCTCTCCCGCGGTGAGCGTGTAGCGAAATACAATCGATTGATGGAGATTGAGGAGGAAACGAGGGGAATGTAG
- a CDS encoding O-antigen ligase family protein, with translation MKAPALWIIFTTALTIVLAVFLSPITALAVLIGILCFGVALLRPLWILAGLALYFPLEPFVLKFVPDHLFVYARFFPEVLLYGVAGVAIVSVLASSRRTCTPLDLPFALFLVTMLASIVINLLPPETALLGARQILRFPIVYFAAVYLHPSRTFMKRLTIALLALALAEAGLGILQAIVGERLDTLLFPSEGRFFGELTLAPNAFRFWDPGSRVFATLGRYDRLATFLSFALLLGAGILYEMRHLVHRFELRALFLLGLPALVLTYSRSGWFGFVLGFLLIGFLLKRDMRVRVALVTFLLFTSAYVLFSGVVVSRLIDVPRQGVAERFFEAFSLSRWQGEYYGLGRLFWIVNTPLHVVPAAPLFGHGPGQFGGGAVLALRNTRVYDMLGLPFGVGGTEGYIDNNWLSLWGETGTLGLIFYLWMFAALGALAARTWRGAHDPFARAMALGFMGIIVAMSIHAFLASFLETRTLAYHFWLYGGFVTVLGRKEGVL, from the coding sequence ATGAAGGCTCCTGCGTTGTGGATTATTTTTACTACGGCTCTCACGATTGTTCTTGCCGTCTTCTTGTCCCCCATAACCGCGCTCGCTGTGCTCATCGGCATCTTGTGTTTTGGTGTTGCCCTTTTGCGACCTCTGTGGATTCTTGCTGGTCTTGCGCTCTATTTTCCTCTTGAGCCGTTTGTTCTCAAATTTGTCCCCGACCACCTCTTTGTCTACGCCAGGTTTTTTCCTGAAGTCTTGCTCTACGGTGTCGCGGGCGTTGCCATTGTTTCTGTTCTTGCATCTTCTCGCCGGACATGTACTCCGCTTGATCTCCCGTTCGCCCTTTTTCTGGTCACGATGCTTGCGTCTATCGTCATTAATCTTCTTCCGCCCGAGACGGCTCTTCTTGGCGCACGCCAGATCCTCCGTTTTCCCATTGTCTATTTTGCCGCAGTTTACCTTCACCCCTCGCGCACGTTCATGAAACGCCTCACCATAGCTCTCTTGGCGCTTGCTCTTGCGGAAGCCGGACTCGGTATTCTCCAAGCCATTGTTGGCGAGCGGCTCGATACGCTGCTCTTTCCTTCGGAAGGGAGATTTTTTGGGGAACTCACACTTGCACCCAACGCATTCCGGTTTTGGGATCCCGGGTCGCGCGTATTTGCCACTCTTGGCCGCTATGATCGTCTTGCGACCTTTCTTTCGTTTGCGCTTCTTCTTGGCGCGGGGATCCTCTATGAAATGCGGCATCTCGTCCATCGGTTTGAATTACGCGCACTCTTTCTTCTCGGCCTTCCGGCGCTTGTTCTTACGTATTCTCGCAGCGGCTGGTTTGGATTTGTCTTAGGGTTTCTCCTCATCGGTTTTCTCCTCAAGCGTGATATGCGCGTGCGCGTGGCGCTTGTCACTTTTCTTCTTTTCACAAGCGCGTATGTACTTTTTTCTGGAGTCGTCGTTAGCCGTCTTATCGATGTGCCGCGGCAGGGAGTTGCGGAGCGGTTTTTTGAAGCGTTTTCTCTCTCGCGTTGGCAAGGGGAATATTACGGACTCGGCCGCTTGTTTTGGATCGTGAATACGCCGCTGCATGTCGTCCCGGCAGCGCCGCTTTTCGGCCACGGCCCCGGGCAGTTTGGCGGCGGAGCTGTGCTCGCGCTTCGAAACACGCGTGTCTATGATATGCTTGGACTCCCGTTTGGCGTCGGTGGAACGGAAGGCTATATTGATAACAACTGGCTATCCTTGTGGGGCGAAACGGGAACCTTAGGCCTCATCTTTTATCTCTGGATGTTTGCAGCGCTCGGCGCGCTGGCGGCGCGTACGTGGCGTGGTGCGCACGATCCATTTGCGCGTGCCATGGCGCTCGGGTTTATGGGGATCATTGTCGCTATGAGCATCCATGCATTCTTGGCGAGCTTTCTTGAAACCCGAACTCTGGCATATCACTTCTGGCTTTATGGGGGGTTTGTGACAGTTCTTGGAAGAAAAGAAGGTGTCTTATGA
- a CDS encoding NAD(P)/FAD-dependent oxidoreductase, producing the protein MPRVVILGGGFAGFSVARILARQAFDVVLVDRSSYHLYTPLLYEVATGFLASDERQRKVALREGVGIPLTAPGLTILQDEVVGMDPTAHRVFLKEQGETSYDFAVVALGSEPDFFGIPGAAARAIPLKFLEHAFHIRDRLHDLIEMCRQGKQERFRVIVVGGGPNGVETAAELARFAQVHRCNSAMLANHIEISLVEAGPCILHACSAAVRNVAGKRLTRLGVRILSSAPVASVQQDRIQIKTPEGERHLPYDLLIWAGGVKPVSVVSSLGLPVSLHGFLCVGETLQVEGCKNVFALGDSACVLDETTGSSVPGLAQVALEEAEVVSENIKRVSEDRTPLRAARFSWQTIIPLGGRYAVAEIGGVTVKGIAAYALRKAADLRYFLRVLPPLSACRIWFRGAKTFMHNEERGVLY; encoded by the coding sequence ATGCCGCGTGTCGTGATTTTGGGCGGCGGGTTTGCCGGGTTTTCCGTGGCGCGCATACTTGCGCGCCAGGCTTTTGATGTGGTGCTTGTGGATCGCTCCTCCTATCATCTCTACACGCCACTTCTCTACGAGGTGGCCACCGGGTTTCTCGCCTCCGACGAACGGCAACGGAAGGTCGCTCTGCGCGAGGGGGTAGGAATCCCGCTTACAGCGCCGGGTCTTACCATTCTGCAGGACGAAGTGGTGGGGATGGATCCTACGGCGCATCGTGTTTTTTTGAAAGAACAAGGGGAGACTTCGTATGATTTTGCTGTTGTAGCTCTGGGGAGTGAGCCGGATTTTTTTGGAATTCCGGGCGCGGCCGCACGCGCCATTCCGCTCAAGTTTTTAGAGCACGCTTTTCACATTCGTGACCGTTTGCATGACCTTATTGAAATGTGCCGTCAGGGGAAGCAAGAACGGTTTCGTGTCATTGTCGTTGGCGGGGGCCCTAATGGGGTGGAAACGGCAGCGGAGCTCGCGCGATTCGCGCAAGTGCATCGCTGTAACTCTGCCATGCTGGCGAACCATATAGAGATTTCGCTCGTGGAGGCAGGTCCCTGTATTTTGCATGCCTGTTCTGCGGCGGTGAGAAACGTTGCGGGAAAGCGGCTTACGCGTCTTGGTGTACGGATTTTGTCCTCCGCGCCGGTGGCATCGGTCCAACAGGATCGCATCCAGATCAAAACGCCCGAGGGAGAGCGCCATCTCCCGTACGATCTTTTAATATGGGCAGGCGGCGTAAAGCCTGTCTCGGTGGTCTCTTCCCTCGGCTTGCCAGTATCTCTGCACGGGTTTCTTTGTGTAGGGGAGACGCTTCAGGTAGAAGGCTGCAAGAATGTTTTTGCTTTGGGAGACTCTGCGTGCGTTCTAGACGAGACAACAGGAAGTTCGGTTCCCGGTCTGGCCCAGGTTGCTTTGGAAGAGGCAGAAGTGGTGTCGGAGAATATCAAGCGCGTGTCCGAAGACCGCACGCCTCTGCGCGCCGCGCGTTTTTCCTGGCAGACGATCATTCCTCTTGGCGGCCGGTATGCGGTGGCGGAGATCGGGGGAGTGACGGTGAAAGGCATCGCCGCCTATGCGCTTCGCAAAGCGGCGGATCTGCGGTACTTTTTACGTGTATTACCCCCGCTATCGGCTTGTCGTATTTGGTTTCGTGGCGCAAAGACATTCATGCACAACGAAGAACGTGGCGTGTTATACTAG
- a CDS encoding EamA family transporter, with the protein MWIFVAFLNPLLHAGANILDSYLVHRVFPVKVTLIFYSVLLNLLFLPPIFFFFGLPKLPDARTFFLLFALALISVGYLYPYYKALERNDTSVIVSLFALGKVFVPILAFFLVHEVLAPVQYLGVAIVVLSGVFVNFERTAGRKLNSSLWWMIGCTMILAIEAVLYKYAFLSVDWITGFTWPVALAFLSVLPTLIVPRFRRDIFNGARTFVHNAPLFAAEEFLTFAGMGAGTYAISVASVTVVQTVMSVQPIFVLVYASVFHKLFPGVFKEQLDRGSVKKKILFFILMILGVALTLAPAR; encoded by the coding sequence ATGTGGATTTTTGTCGCGTTTCTCAACCCTCTCCTCCATGCCGGTGCAAATATTCTTGACAGCTATCTTGTCCATCGAGTCTTCCCCGTCAAGGTAACGCTCATTTTTTATTCCGTCTTGCTCAACCTTCTTTTTCTCCCGCCAATTTTTTTCTTCTTTGGGCTTCCCAAGCTTCCGGACGCGCGCACGTTTTTTCTTTTATTTGCGCTTGCGCTTATCAGTGTTGGGTATCTATACCCGTACTACAAGGCTCTTGAGAGGAACGATACGTCAGTCATCGTGTCTTTGTTTGCGCTGGGTAAAGTGTTCGTACCCATTCTGGCATTTTTTCTTGTCCATGAAGTTCTTGCCCCGGTGCAGTACCTTGGGGTGGCGATCGTTGTGTTGTCAGGCGTCTTCGTGAACTTTGAGCGCACAGCGGGAAGGAAACTTAATAGTTCGCTTTGGTGGATGATCGGTTGCACCATGATTTTGGCTATCGAGGCTGTTTTGTATAAGTATGCATTTCTTTCTGTAGACTGGATCACGGGTTTTACGTGGCCGGTGGCGCTTGCTTTTCTGTCTGTGCTTCCAACGCTTATTGTTCCGCGTTTCCGTCGGGATATTTTTAATGGCGCAAGGACATTCGTACACAACGCCCCCCTCTTTGCTGCCGAAGAGTTTCTCACCTTTGCCGGTATGGGAGCAGGGACGTACGCTATTTCCGTGGCATCCGTTACGGTAGTGCAGACGGTCATGTCTGTTCAGCCTATCTTTGTTTTAGTGTACGCCTCGGTATTCCATAAGCTCTTCCCTGGGGTGTTTAAAGAACAGCTTGATCGCGGTTCGGTAAAGAAAAAAATCCTCTTCTTTATTCTCATGATTCTGGGGGTTGCCCTCACTCTTGCCCCTGCCCGTTGA
- a CDS encoding phosphoglycerate kinase, whose protein sequence is MRLRCLDPKMKFEGKRVLVRIDADVAVSRGSVVEGPSGRLARAAVGLEWLRQRGARIVVLAHRGRPEGKRTPSLSLAPCVKRLHQLLGGGVELSREITGSAVERRVKRLSDGEILVLENVRFLKGETENDKTLAKEWVRLGDLYVNDAFASSHRRHTSVSSLARLLPAYAGLSLCHEVEELSGVLVRPAQPFVCVLGGAKIHTKIGTLRALLRRGADICVGGALAHPFFLAQGFSVGTSRFDPKDVPLAKSLLKKWHKQILLPSDVRVVRVIRRKAPVRTVSPKEVGAKDAIVDMGAETLRRYAAAIASAKTLVWNGPLGVCEIPDFATGTERLAKRMAEKNGRAITIVGGGDTVPLVDRLELETKFTLVSSGGGAMMSFLAGEKMPGLEYLFV, encoded by the coding sequence ATGCGACTCCGCTGCCTGGATCCTAAGATGAAATTTGAAGGAAAGCGCGTGCTTGTACGCATAGACGCGGATGTCGCGGTTTCACGCGGGAGTGTCGTGGAAGGGCCAAGCGGGCGTCTGGCGCGCGCGGCTGTTGGGCTTGAATGGTTGCGCCAACGGGGAGCCCGAATTGTCGTGCTTGCGCACCGCGGACGGCCAGAGGGGAAACGCACCCCATCGCTTTCGTTGGCGCCATGCGTGAAACGCCTTCACCAATTGCTCGGTGGCGGTGTGGAATTGTCGCGAGAGATTACCGGGAGTGCCGTGGAGCGCCGCGTCAAACGTCTGTCGGATGGAGAGATTCTCGTGTTGGAAAATGTCCGATTTCTCAAAGGGGAGACAGAAAATGACAAGACGCTTGCAAAAGAGTGGGTACGGCTCGGCGATCTTTATGTTAACGATGCGTTTGCAAGTTCACACCGGCGGCACACGTCGGTCTCCTCCCTTGCACGTCTGCTTCCTGCCTACGCCGGTCTCTCGCTGTGCCATGAAGTCGAAGAGCTTTCGGGAGTTCTTGTGCGTCCGGCGCAGCCGTTCGTGTGTGTGCTGGGCGGCGCAAAAATCCACACGAAGATTGGAACGCTGCGCGCTCTATTGCGCCGCGGGGCCGATATCTGCGTGGGGGGCGCACTGGCGCATCCTTTTTTTCTTGCCCAGGGTTTTTCGGTCGGCACATCACGTTTTGACCCCAAAGATGTACCTCTCGCCAAGTCCCTGTTAAAAAAGTGGCACAAGCAGATCCTCCTTCCAAGTGATGTGCGCGTCGTGCGCGTGATTCGCCGGAAGGCGCCTGTCCGCACGGTTTCTCCAAAAGAGGTTGGAGCTAAAGATGCCATCGTGGATATGGGAGCGGAAACGCTTCGACGATACGCGGCCGCTATTGCTTCGGCGAAGACGCTTGTGTGGAATGGGCCGCTTGGCGTATGCGAGATTCCTGATTTTGCCACGGGGACAGAGCGATTGGCGAAACGTATGGCAGAAAAAAACGGGCGCGCCATCACGATTGTGGGTGGCGGGGACACCGTGCCTCTTGTCGACCGGTTGGAGCTTGAGACAAAATTCACTCTTGTCTCAAGCGGCGGGGGAGCCATGATGTCATTTTTAGCTGGCGAAAAGATGCCAGGATTAGAATATCTCTTTGTATGA
- a CDS encoding glycosyltransferase family 4 protein, giving the protein MNILSIHKYYWDRDGASRYQLEVNRLLAERGHAVAPFAMQDPHNLPSPWAKYFAPPMDTHAAQFTGEGARAFGRMLYNWKARDGVKRLADEFHAEVAHVHNIYTQLSPSVLDALRDAHVPAVMTVHDYHMLSPNYMQWRAPHERFHKNSFAAHLAQATVFHTHRFLRLYDRGIATFVCPSRFVLEQMREAGFAPTKLVHLPHFVETKNVPISSRGDGSVLFVSRLVEEKGTRFVVELARAMPDVKFVIAGDGPLLPFIKGTASKNCEVTGWLLREELAAWYLAASVVIVPSLWPEVFGLTALEAMAHGKAVLVSDQGGLPEVVEDGVSGRVVSAGNVDAWKKTIEILLQDPLSAETYGRAARLRAEMVFSPEKHIDRLLEIFKKTQNGVRS; this is encoded by the coding sequence ATGAACATCCTCAGCATACATAAGTATTATTGGGATCGTGATGGCGCCTCGCGCTATCAGTTAGAAGTAAACCGGCTTCTTGCAGAGCGCGGGCATGCTGTTGCTCCATTTGCGATGCAAGATCCTCATAACCTGCCAAGTCCGTGGGCAAAGTATTTTGCTCCGCCGATGGATACACACGCTGCGCAATTCACCGGTGAGGGCGCGCGTGCCTTCGGTCGCATGCTTTACAATTGGAAAGCGCGTGACGGCGTGAAGCGCCTTGCGGACGAGTTCCACGCAGAGGTGGCGCATGTCCACAATATTTACACGCAGCTCTCTCCGTCCGTGTTGGACGCGCTTCGTGACGCCCATGTTCCTGCGGTGATGACGGTGCATGATTACCACATGCTTTCTCCAAATTACATGCAATGGCGCGCACCGCATGAGCGCTTTCACAAAAACTCTTTTGCTGCGCATCTGGCACAGGCGACCGTGTTTCATACGCATCGTTTTCTTCGCCTGTATGATCGCGGTATTGCCACGTTTGTTTGCCCGTCCCGGTTTGTTCTTGAGCAGATGCGCGAAGCTGGGTTTGCTCCGACAAAGCTCGTACACCTCCCGCATTTTGTGGAAACAAAAAACGTCCCCATCTCGTCGCGTGGGGACGGCTCTGTGTTGTTCGTCTCTCGACTCGTAGAGGAGAAGGGGACGCGGTTTGTCGTGGAACTTGCACGTGCCATGCCAGATGTAAAGTTTGTGATTGCTGGCGATGGACCGTTGCTCCCCTTTATAAAAGGAACAGCGTCAAAAAATTGCGAGGTCACCGGGTGGCTTCTGCGGGAAGAACTGGCGGCGTGGTACCTCGCGGCATCTGTGGTAATCGTTCCCTCACTCTGGCCGGAGGTCTTTGGCCTTACAGCTCTTGAAGCAATGGCGCACGGAAAAGCCGTTCTTGTGAGCGATCAGGGAGGATTACCGGAGGTCGTAGAAGATGGGGTTTCTGGACGTGTGGTTTCTGCCGGAAATGTGGATGCGTGGAAGAAGACCATCGAGATTCTTTTGCAAGATCCTCTGTCCGCCGAAACATATGGCCGCGCGGCACGCCTGCGTGCAGAGATGGTTTTCTCTCCAGAAAAACACATAGACCGTCTTCTCGAAATTTTCAAAAAAACCCAAAACGGGGTCAGGTCTTGA
- a CDS encoding class I SAM-dependent methyltransferase yields MSHLLVKDLGDEREATLHGRVFFDGRWHTDGVTFRTPYRKGTLDALFAAKGDYLYDEILRVDDPGYVQEQFLGFVRRQTDVAGKSVLDFGSGCGSSAIFLAREGAAVTSVELMPLYRQAARLRLRDEGLADRVGIVGEHDVGTLPFPRASFDLVTMSAVVEHIHPKDRRGLLHQLCAFLKPHGLLIITETPNRLWPYDGHTTRLPFTSWMPLTLACKAARILRPEEFGKKTNDELVYDGIVGGTWWGIRRLLPEDMRPALTRPLEEYRAYFKRLGERKRGPVALLVFLLRIMFFVLAICFSTWSRRVPINALFPYLNIAFEKTL; encoded by the coding sequence ATGTCTCATCTTCTTGTGAAAGATCTGGGAGACGAACGGGAGGCAACGCTTCACGGGCGTGTTTTTTTTGATGGGCGCTGGCACACGGACGGCGTGACGTTCCGCACCCCCTACCGCAAGGGGACTCTTGACGCGCTCTTTGCGGCAAAGGGAGACTATCTCTATGACGAGATTCTCCGCGTTGACGACCCGGGGTACGTGCAGGAGCAGTTTCTCGGATTTGTCCGGCGCCAGACGGATGTAGCGGGGAAGTCTGTACTCGATTTTGGAAGCGGGTGCGGGAGCTCCGCGATTTTTTTAGCGCGTGAAGGAGCGGCCGTCACGTCTGTCGAACTTATGCCGCTCTACCGCCAAGCGGCGCGGCTTCGGCTGCGGGATGAAGGTCTTGCCGACCGTGTGGGCATCGTGGGGGAGCATGATGTAGGCACTCTGCCATTTCCTCGTGCATCGTTTGATCTCGTGACCATGAGTGCGGTTGTGGAGCATATCCACCCAAAAGATCGACGCGGTCTGCTGCACCAGCTTTGTGCATTTTTAAAACCGCACGGCCTTCTTATTATTACGGAAACCCCCAATCGTCTCTGGCCGTACGACGGACACACCACGCGTCTGCCGTTTACAAGCTGGATGCCGCTTACTCTTGCGTGCAAGGCAGCACGGATACTCCGTCCGGAAGAGTTTGGGAAAAAGACCAACGACGAACTTGTCTACGACGGTATTGTCGGCGGCACGTGGTGGGGCATTCGGCGACTGCTCCCAGAGGACATGCGACCAGCTTTGACCCGCCCGCTTGAAGAGTACCGCGCGTACTTCAAGCGCCTGGGGGAGCGTAAGCGCGGTCCAGTGGCACTCCTTGTTTTTCTCTTGCGTATAATGTTTTTTGTGCTTGCTATCTGCTTTTCTACGTGGAGCCGTCGTGTGCCGATTAACGCGCTCTTTCCGTACTTGAACATTGCTTTTGAAAAAACGCTATGA